One genomic region from Leptolyngbyaceae cyanobacterium JSC-12 encodes:
- a CDS encoding serine/threonine protein kinase (IMG reference gene:2510093962~PFAM: Protein kinase domain): MDVYCTRPGCPKPVNPFADLDDPAIFKSVQQKYCISCGMPLILVGRYVPLKLLGQGGFGAAFLAQDRYFPKLRQCVVKQFLPSANLTPSQLQTAQDLFEREAHALDELGNTHPQIPDLFAFFELTVPAWQPGKQDRFFYLVQEFIDGHTMQEELEQNGPFSSQAILELLTKILPVLQFVHDKGAIHRDIKPTNIMRHRNGSIYLLDFGAVRQVTKGSKSTGIYSEGFAPPEQINGREVYPSSDLYALAVTSITLLTGKQPGDLYDAYSNSWRWRTDVADLNPGLADVLDRMLQPTPSERFQSCEAVLQRLSQISSQPVSQPPLPPPRPPVTNPTTLPKPSGVSPAQSQVQSSPPAVPTRRRSSIAPFSALELLAGAGFTGFQGGLLAIALASVLGTTLISAGFWLVLLVGMILMQSRRIIERIDLVILAGFSLALVILIPPLRSAIAAPVIGNILLTILAIATFAGLAAISVTALFRLIYQLISRFL; this comes from the coding sequence ATGGATGTTTACTGCACTCGTCCAGGCTGTCCGAAACCTGTTAATCCGTTTGCGGATCTGGATGACCCTGCAATATTTAAGTCTGTTCAACAAAAATATTGCATATCTTGCGGAATGCCCTTAATTCTGGTAGGGCGCTATGTTCCCCTCAAATTATTGGGGCAGGGAGGGTTTGGTGCAGCATTTTTGGCTCAAGATCGCTACTTCCCTAAACTGCGCCAATGCGTTGTGAAACAATTCCTACCCTCTGCCAATCTCACTCCTTCTCAACTGCAAACTGCTCAAGACTTGTTTGAACGAGAAGCTCATGCTCTGGATGAACTGGGAAATACTCATCCCCAAATTCCTGATCTCTTTGCCTTTTTTGAGTTAACCGTTCCAGCCTGGCAACCAGGCAAGCAAGACAGATTTTTTTATCTAGTCCAGGAATTTATCGATGGGCATACGATGCAAGAGGAACTAGAGCAAAATGGTCCTTTCTCATCCCAGGCAATCCTGGAATTGTTGACTAAAATACTACCGGTCCTCCAATTTGTGCATGATAAAGGCGCAATTCATCGAGATATTAAACCGACCAATATCATGCGACACCGAAATGGCTCGATTTACCTGTTAGACTTTGGTGCTGTGCGGCAGGTAACGAAGGGTAGCAAATCAACTGGGATTTACTCGGAGGGCTTTGCGCCACCTGAACAGATAAATGGCAGGGAGGTCTATCCATCCAGCGATTTGTATGCGCTGGCTGTCACCAGCATTACTCTGCTGACAGGAAAACAGCCAGGTGACTTGTACGACGCATACAGTAACTCCTGGCGTTGGCGAACTGATGTTGCTGATTTGAATCCGGGATTAGCCGATGTGCTAGACCGAATGCTGCAACCAACTCCCAGCGAACGATTTCAATCCTGCGAAGCAGTATTGCAAAGGTTATCGCAGATTTCGTCCCAGCCGGTATCACAGCCACCTCTTCCCCCTCCTCGCCCACCTGTTACTAATCCCACGACCCTCCCCAAACCATCGGGTGTATCACCAGCTCAATCACAAGTACAATCATCGCCGCCTGCGGTTCCTACCCGTCGCCGTTCTTCGATCGCCCCCTTTTCCGCGCTGGAACTGTTAGCAGGAGCCGGATTTACCGGATTCCAAGGAGGGCTGTTGGCAATCGCGTTAGCCAGTGTATTAGGCACAACCCTGATCAGCGCTGGTTTTTGGTTAGTATTGCTAGTTGGAATGATCCTGATGCAGTCCCGCCGCATTATTGAACGGATTGATTTAGTGATTTTGGCTGGGTTTAGTTTGGCGCTGGTGATACTCATCCCGCCTTTACGATCAGCGATCGCTGCTCCAGTTATAGGTAACATTTTGTTAACTATTTTGGCGATAGCCACATTTGCTGGACTAGCTGCTATTTCTGTCACAGCATTATTTCGGCTGATTTATCAATTAATTTCCCGTTTTCTATAA
- a CDS encoding phosphate ABC transporter substrate-binding protein, PhoT family (IMG reference gene:2510093963): MTQKSEAPALILAFLVTAGLVGSGVWWLTQKVEITLSSLFSSNNSSPSTPASTADSSNEANPTTTDAQAFEQVKNVPSGLFNYGGSTSWAPIRGQIDPAIQQAQPQFKLRYTDPVNATPGSGSGIRMLLDGQLAFAQSSRPVEDKEYQQAQQRGFTLKQVPVGLEAIAIAVHPSLPVAGLNLEQLKGIYTGKFTNWNQVGGPDLAIVPYSRRLQDGGTVEFFVSNLLAGQPLGSNVQSVYSTTDALRKVSGNPGGIYYASAPEIVPQCSVKPLAIARTGSTFIAPYQEPLVPPEACPAQRNQINLDVFKSNTYPITRQLFVVIKQNGQIEQQAGEAYTSLLLTEQGQQLLNQTGFVRIR, translated from the coding sequence ATGACTCAGAAAAGTGAAGCACCCGCGCTAATTCTGGCATTCTTGGTAACGGCTGGGTTAGTTGGTAGTGGAGTGTGGTGGCTGACCCAAAAAGTAGAAATTACACTTAGCAGCCTCTTCTCATCTAATAACTCCTCACCTAGCACTCCCGCATCAACCGCTGACTCTTCCAATGAAGCCAATCCAACAACAACCGATGCTCAAGCTTTTGAGCAAGTGAAGAATGTTCCCAGTGGATTATTCAACTACGGCGGCAGCACAAGCTGGGCACCCATTCGGGGACAGATTGATCCCGCCATTCAGCAGGCTCAGCCCCAGTTCAAACTGCGATACACTGATCCTGTCAATGCCACACCAGGCTCTGGTAGCGGCATTCGGATGCTGCTAGATGGACAATTAGCATTTGCTCAGTCGTCTCGCCCTGTGGAAGATAAAGAATATCAACAGGCTCAGCAGCGTGGGTTTACCCTAAAGCAGGTTCCAGTGGGTCTAGAAGCTATCGCGATCGCGGTTCATCCTTCGCTTCCAGTGGCAGGGTTAAATCTGGAACAGTTAAAAGGCATCTACACAGGAAAATTCACGAATTGGAACCAGGTGGGTGGTCCCGATCTCGCCATCGTTCCTTACTCTCGCCGCCTGCAAGATGGGGGAACCGTTGAATTTTTTGTCAGTAACCTATTAGCAGGGCAACCACTCGGCAGCAATGTGCAGTCTGTTTACAGCACAACTGATGCTCTACGCAAGGTATCTGGCAATCCTGGGGGAATTTACTATGCATCCGCCCCAGAAATTGTGCCGCAATGTTCTGTTAAACCGCTGGCGATCGCTCGAACTGGAAGTACTTTCATCGCTCCGTATCAAGAACCACTTGTGCCACCAGAAGCATGTCCAGCTCAACGAAACCAAATCAACTTAGACGTATTTAAGTCAAACACTTATCCCATTACACGCCAACTATTTGTTGTTATTAAACAGAACGGTCAAATTGAACAGCAAGCAGGAGAAGCCTACACGTCCCTTCTCCTAACAGAACAAGGACAACAATTACTCAATCAAACCGGTTTTGTCAGAATTCGCTGA
- a CDS encoding putative TIM-barrel protein, nifR3 family (IMG reference gene:2510093964~PFAM: Dihydrouridine synthase (Dus)~TIGRFAM: putative TIM-barrel protein, nifR3 family), with the protein MVTLSPALKKRLAQPLNIGNFAVNSRVLQSPLSGVTDLVFRRLVRRYAPTSMMYTEMVNATGLHYVKQLPKIMEVDPNERPISIQLFDCRPDFLAEAAQMAVEEGADTVDINMGCPVNKITKNGGGSSLLRQPELASEIVRSVVQAVDVPVTVKTRIGWTDQEINILDFARRMEDAGAKMITVHGRTRAQGYSGSAKWEWIAKVKQVLSIPVIANGDIFSVEAAVKCLEQTGADGVMCSRGTLGYPFLVGEVDHFLKTGEQMPAPTAVERLQCAREHLQMLHEYKGNRGVRQARKHMTWYSKGFMGAAELRGQLSTIENVQQGLDLLDRAITRLQEYDATGQNFDFNEDPILAGAFSGG; encoded by the coding sequence ATGGTTACCCTATCGCCTGCTCTAAAAAAACGCTTAGCCCAACCACTGAATATTGGTAACTTTGCAGTCAACAGTCGAGTGTTGCAATCTCCGCTGTCAGGAGTTACCGATCTGGTATTTCGGCGTTTGGTACGGCGATACGCTCCTACCTCCATGATGTATACGGAAATGGTCAACGCCACTGGGCTGCATTACGTCAAGCAACTCCCCAAGATCATGGAAGTAGACCCTAATGAGCGCCCTATTAGTATTCAGTTGTTTGATTGTCGTCCCGACTTTTTGGCAGAAGCCGCACAAATGGCAGTAGAAGAGGGGGCAGATACAGTAGATATCAACATGGGCTGCCCAGTGAACAAAATCACCAAAAACGGAGGTGGTTCTTCTCTACTGCGACAACCGGAACTAGCCAGTGAGATTGTGCGATCAGTGGTGCAGGCAGTTGATGTGCCTGTTACGGTGAAAACACGAATTGGCTGGACAGATCAGGAAATTAACATTCTGGATTTTGCTAGGCGTATGGAAGACGCTGGCGCAAAGATGATTACCGTACACGGACGCACCCGTGCCCAGGGTTATAGCGGTTCTGCCAAATGGGAATGGATCGCTAAGGTGAAACAGGTTTTGTCGATTCCAGTGATTGCTAATGGCGATATTTTTTCCGTGGAAGCAGCCGTGAAATGTTTAGAACAAACTGGAGCAGATGGTGTGATGTGTTCACGGGGTACGCTGGGTTACCCATTCCTGGTGGGCGAAGTGGATCACTTCTTGAAAACGGGTGAGCAAATGCCTGCACCAACTGCGGTTGAGCGATTGCAGTGTGCTCGTGAACATTTGCAAATGCTACATGAGTACAAGGGTAATCGCGGGGTGCGGCAAGCCCGCAAACACATGACCTGGTATTCCAAAGGCTTTATGGGCGCAGCAGAACTCCGTGGGCAACTCAGCACGATTGAAAATGTGCAGCAGGGCTTGGACCTGCTTGATCGGGCGATCACTCGTTTGCAGGAATATGACGCAACCGGACAAAATTTTGACTTCAACGAAGATCCAATCCTGGCAGGGGCATTTTCAGGAGGATGA
- a CDS encoding hypothetical protein (IMG reference gene:2510093965), with protein sequence MNVIQPLGRRLLTDPEGYLINKCHWDDIQPPWLSLVLDLRERYVTLLSDRLHSLYLHGSDPRGLAISDVSDLDSVAILREQIKPELEDSLNSLQIQLAKQYSFCSKLDLTV encoded by the coding sequence ATGAATGTGATCCAACCACTGGGAAGGCGATTGTTAACTGATCCTGAAGGTTATCTGATTAACAAGTGCCACTGGGATGATATTCAACCACCGTGGTTAAGCTTAGTCTTGGATTTACGAGAACGTTATGTAACGTTATTGAGCGATCGCTTGCATAGTCTGTATCTGCACGGCTCTGATCCTCGTGGACTGGCAATTTCCGATGTTTCTGATCTAGACAGCGTAGCAATTCTTCGAGAACAAATTAAGCCTGAGTTAGAAGATTCGCTAAATTCACTTCAAATTCAGTTAGCCAAACAATATTCATTCTGTTCAAAATTGGATTTGACTGTTTAA
- a CDS encoding signal transduction histidine kinase regulating C4-dicarboxylate transport system (IMG reference gene:2510093966~PFAM: Cache domain; Histidine kinase-, DNA gyrase B-, and HSP90-like ATPase; His Kinase A (phosphoacceptor) domain) yields MPSLPPVADPISTQSRPRISILRSVGSRLFLSVVGGSLIGLLGTTYWSYRELTRQAETELLSNLQVKTQNLEGDFNTLEYSTKTVADAVKTLYEAGERREQVYSNLMYRSLQTSPLGTGLGFGQPPDNRLVIPSRKFAYPYVAKNKKTGKVEPPILREASATNYTADYFTQPIAAGKPIWLEPTSYVEDSLNPPQTLVSTSYSLPFYDNQNRLLGVLSQDLELGFLSQKLNVPAMRNAGYFILVSNKGNLIAYPPTPEQALSLKPFPDLNNYKGLWEQIQSKLQSGEKAGVLHWRDAEGKSEYWAYQHIPNNDWVVMGVVPESVVLGPVWRFLGAGILGAVIGASIVQGIVVFLFVRRLNQRLQPIMDECNRLAEMNAKSEELMNREDELGRLTISFYALLGQVTVNERRLRKEMAKSAQALQALQQTQAQLIQTEKMSSLGQLVAGVAHEINNPINFIYGNLPHVTDYTKDLLKLVELYEQKYGEADAEIQTYRKEIDLEFLVDDLPKMLESMQIGADRIREIVLSLRNFSRLDEAEMKRVDIHEGIDSTLLILQNRLKASSSHPGIETVKEYGKLPLVECYAGQLNQVFMNILSNAIDALDQYNQKRSPEEIEANPATITIQTESITSAPKSINESINAVLIKIRDNGPGIPQDHLNRLFDPFFTTKPIGKGTGLGLSISYQIIVEKHHGMLKCISEPGKGAEFWIEIPVRQNISAKPM; encoded by the coding sequence ATGCCATCGTTGCCTCCCGTTGCAGACCCTATATCAACTCAGTCCAGACCCAGGATCTCCATTCTGCGATCAGTCGGTTCTCGGCTATTTTTATCTGTTGTTGGTGGTTCATTAATCGGACTACTAGGCACAACCTACTGGTCTTACCGGGAGCTTACACGACAGGCAGAAACCGAGTTACTTTCTAACTTACAGGTAAAAACGCAAAATCTGGAAGGGGACTTCAACACTCTGGAGTACTCCACTAAAACTGTTGCCGATGCCGTCAAAACTCTCTACGAAGCAGGGGAACGGCGTGAACAGGTTTACAGCAATCTGATGTACCGCTCCTTGCAAACTTCTCCACTTGGTACAGGATTGGGCTTTGGGCAACCACCCGACAATCGACTTGTCATCCCCTCCCGCAAGTTTGCCTATCCTTACGTAGCGAAGAATAAAAAAACGGGCAAGGTCGAGCCACCTATTCTGAGAGAAGCCAGCGCCACAAATTACACGGCAGACTACTTTACTCAGCCGATCGCAGCCGGTAAACCTATCTGGTTAGAACCAACCAGCTATGTTGAAGATTCTCTGAACCCTCCTCAAACATTGGTCAGCACCAGCTATTCCCTCCCCTTCTACGACAACCAAAACCGTTTACTGGGGGTGCTCAGCCAGGATTTGGAACTGGGGTTTTTGAGTCAAAAACTTAATGTTCCAGCCATGCGAAATGCAGGCTACTTCATTCTGGTTAGCAACAAAGGTAACCTAATTGCTTACCCACCCACCCCCGAGCAAGCCCTCAGCCTCAAACCCTTCCCTGACCTAAACAACTACAAAGGGTTGTGGGAGCAGATTCAATCCAAATTGCAGAGCGGTGAAAAAGCAGGTGTGCTGCATTGGCGCGATGCTGAAGGAAAATCGGAGTATTGGGCATATCAGCATATTCCTAATAACGACTGGGTTGTAATGGGAGTCGTCCCGGAATCTGTTGTGTTGGGACCGGTATGGCGGTTTTTAGGTGCCGGCATCCTGGGTGCAGTCATAGGTGCTTCCATTGTTCAAGGCATTGTAGTGTTTCTGTTTGTGCGTCGGCTCAACCAGCGCCTTCAGCCGATTATGGATGAGTGCAATCGCCTGGCAGAAATGAATGCGAAGAGCGAAGAATTGATGAACCGTGAGGATGAACTAGGACGGTTAACGATTTCGTTTTATGCCCTGTTAGGGCAGGTGACAGTGAATGAGCGACGATTGCGAAAAGAGATGGCAAAGTCTGCTCAGGCATTGCAAGCATTACAACAAACTCAGGCGCAACTGATTCAAACTGAAAAAATGTCCAGCTTAGGACAGCTCGTAGCAGGAGTAGCTCATGAAATTAATAATCCAATTAATTTCATCTATGGCAATTTGCCCCATGTAACCGACTACACAAAGGATTTGTTAAAACTGGTGGAGTTATATGAACAAAAGTATGGCGAGGCGGATGCCGAGATTCAAACCTATCGCAAAGAAATTGACCTGGAGTTTCTGGTAGACGATTTGCCAAAAATGCTGGAGTCAATGCAGATCGGAGCTGATCGCATCCGTGAAATTGTGTTGTCACTCCGCAACTTCTCTCGTCTGGATGAAGCCGAAATGAAACGAGTGGATATTCATGAAGGCATCGACAGTACTCTACTAATTTTGCAAAATCGCCTTAAGGCTAGTTCAAGCCACCCTGGTATTGAAACTGTTAAGGAATACGGTAAATTACCTCTGGTTGAATGCTATGCTGGGCAATTAAATCAGGTATTTATGAATATTCTTAGTAATGCAATTGATGCACTGGATCAATACAATCAGAAGCGATCGCCAGAAGAAATTGAAGCAAACCCCGCCACGATAACTATTCAAACTGAATCAATCACTTCTGCGCCTAAAAGTATTAATGAAAGTATTAATGCCGTTTTGATAAAAATTCGCGATAATGGGCCTGGCATCCCACAAGACCATTTGAATCGCTTATTCGATCCCTTTTTCACCACAAAACCTATTGGTAAAGGGACAGGTCTAGGACTATCAATCAGCTACCAAATCATAGTAGAGAAACACCACGGCATGTTGAAGTGTATCTCAGAACCGGGCAAAGGTGCTGAATTTTGGATAGAAATCCCTGTTCGACAAAACATCTCTGCCAAACCCATGTGA
- a CDS encoding SET domain-containing protein (IMG reference gene:2510093967~PFAM: SET domain), translating to MIHPHTELRFIDDSIGYGVFATEFIPKGTITWILDDLDQKFDEAYVHSLDPHRRDRLLKYCFRDEYGQYILCWDIARYVNHSFDSTLIATPYRFELAARDIFPGDEITDDYGYFNLDYPFYCFPEPNCTRTKVLPDDILHYYPEWDQKAADAMRYFNQVEQPLKHLIDPAYLQKVEAIAAGKDTMDSILTCYYDRTSKLKVAR from the coding sequence ATGATCCATCCTCATACAGAGCTTCGATTTATCGATGACTCCATCGGTTACGGAGTGTTTGCGACTGAATTTATCCCCAAGGGAACCATTACCTGGATCTTGGATGATCTGGATCAGAAGTTTGACGAAGCGTATGTGCACAGTCTTGATCCTCATCGTCGCGATCGCCTGCTTAAATACTGTTTCCGGGATGAGTACGGGCAATATATTCTCTGCTGGGATATTGCCCGCTACGTCAATCATAGTTTTGACTCTACTCTGATTGCCACTCCTTATCGGTTTGAGTTGGCAGCAAGGGATATTTTCCCTGGCGACGAAATTACAGATGATTACGGTTACTTTAACCTGGATTATCCTTTCTACTGCTTTCCTGAACCCAACTGCACTCGCACTAAGGTCTTACCAGATGACATCTTGCACTATTACCCAGAATGGGATCAAAAAGCAGCTGATGCTATGCGGTATTTCAACCAGGTTGAGCAGCCACTCAAGCATTTAATTGATCCAGCCTATTTGCAGAAGGTAGAAGCGATCGCGGCTGGAAAAGACACGATGGATTCCATCCTTACCTGCTATTATGACCGCACCTCGAAACTAAAAGTAGCTCGTTAA
- a CDS encoding hypothetical protein (IMG reference gene:2510093968~PFAM: PRC-barrel domain), whose translation MASEEIRQRSDLLGTMVVTRNTGKKLGVVSQLWVDIDQQKVVALSLRPNLLYGTPQPMLLSSIRQIGDVILVDDEDVIEDIDTEAFSSLINCEVITETGELLGKVRGFKFDVDDGAVVSLIIASVGLPLIPDQVVSTYELSIDEIVSSGPDRLIVFEGSEERMVQLSVGVLERLGIGRPPWERDDDEAYIAPVRTDNQLGTGLKTPVNTPVRQREAVVQETWDEDNWGEPEPRQLRQERRAELYYDAADEGDNWSEANAKDDYATPYEPGEYSDDYDDQYDDKYDDLEDDAWADRESQTYKAPRVNIPEKTKTPEYEEEGY comes from the coding sequence ATGGCATCTGAAGAAATACGCCAACGCTCAGACCTTCTCGGCACAATGGTTGTCACTCGCAACACGGGTAAAAAGTTGGGAGTGGTCAGTCAGTTATGGGTAGACATTGATCAGCAAAAAGTGGTCGCTCTTAGCCTTCGTCCGAATCTGCTGTACGGTACGCCACAACCAATGCTGTTGAGCAGTATTCGCCAAATCGGTGATGTGATTTTGGTGGATGACGAAGATGTGATTGAAGACATTGACACGGAAGCTTTTAGCAGCCTGATCAATTGTGAAGTGATTACTGAAACAGGTGAACTGCTAGGTAAAGTGCGCGGCTTCAAATTTGATGTAGACGATGGTGCAGTGGTTTCACTGATTATTGCGTCTGTGGGTTTACCACTCATCCCGGATCAGGTAGTCAGTACATATGAGCTATCAATCGATGAAATTGTCAGCAGTGGGCCGGATCGTCTGATTGTGTTTGAAGGCTCTGAAGAGCGAATGGTGCAACTCTCGGTGGGTGTATTGGAGCGTCTGGGTATTGGCAGACCTCCTTGGGAACGAGATGATGACGAAGCTTATATTGCCCCCGTTCGTACTGATAACCAACTGGGCACTGGTCTAAAAACACCTGTTAACACCCCCGTTCGTCAGCGTGAAGCTGTGGTGCAAGAAACATGGGATGAAGACAACTGGGGTGAGCCGGAACCTCGCCAGTTACGCCAAGAACGCCGGGCTGAACTGTACTATGATGCTGCTGACGAAGGCGACAACTGGAGCGAGGCAAACGCCAAGGACGATTACGCTACGCCTTATGAACCTGGCGAATATAGCGACGATTACGACGATCAATACGATGATAAGTACGACGACCTGGAGGATGATGCTTGGGCAGACCGGGAATCGCAGACGTACAAAGCACCCCGCGTTAATATTCCTGAAAAAACAAAGACTCCTGAGTATGAAGAGGAAGGATATTAG